Part of the Bacillus andreraoultii genome is shown below.
GTGACAAAGCATCAATCGAGTATAAGTTCGAAAGGATGTGAAGGCTTAGAAAATATGGTTCAAGCAGAAATACAAGCCTATCAAATCGATCATAACAAGTTGCCAACTTCAATTAGCGATTTAAAAGGAGGTTACTTAAAAGAGGAGCCTGTTTGTCCTGATGGTAGAAAAATAATTGTTCGCGATGGCGAAGCGGTTATTCAATAGTTAGGGTGATTAAAATAAATTTCAAGCTTTCTAACTGTCGGATTGCTTACAAGGAGGCAGGTTTTACACTGATTGAAGTATTGCTAATCATGTTCGTCATCGTTGTTATGCTTATAAGCCTGCCTCCCCTTTTTAAATCTGTCCAAAATACAATTGAAGAAAAGAATTTTCTACAGCAATATGAAG
Proteins encoded:
- the comGC gene encoding competence type IV pilus major pilin ComGC, which translates into the protein MWKNDKGFTLIEMMIVLFVITILLLITIPNVTKHQSSISSKGCEGLENMVQAEIQAYQIDHNKLPTSISDLKGGYLKEEPVCPDGRKIIVRDGEAVIQ